One genomic region from Nocardia vinacea encodes:
- a CDS encoding DUF6412 domain-containing protein, giving the protein MFSRVHLMAFAVFALVVPALALAAAPSNESAALAVFGVIAASLTLTLLALQSTRRIPMALAHSGPPPSAQRRRRGSFLRQSNPDTAGRPRPRAPGSVTA; this is encoded by the coding sequence ATGTTCTCGCGGGTACACCTCATGGCGTTTGCGGTCTTCGCACTCGTCGTACCCGCGCTCGCCCTGGCCGCGGCACCGTCGAATGAATCGGCGGCACTGGCCGTCTTCGGTGTCATCGCCGCGTCGCTGACCTTGACGCTGCTCGCCCTGCAGAGCACCCGACGTATCCCGATGGCGCTAGCCCACTCGGGTCCGCCGCCCTCGGCGCAGCGTCGCCGCCGGGGTTCCTTCCTGCGTCAAAGCAATCCGGATACCGCTGGACGTCCGCGCCCGCGAGCACCTGGTTCGGTCACCGCTTAG
- a CDS encoding selenium-binding protein SBP56-related protein codes for MNHSDMDPTFYRSAAEAAAAPPERLAYVVAFDRAAEKPDALSVVDVDPGSATYGRVVGWTEVPHLGNELHHFGWNACSSALKHEGHHIEGLARRYLIVPGLRSSRLYVFDTQPDPHQPTLSKIVDSSELAARAGYSRPHTLHCGPDGVFMTCLGGADGSDGPGGIALLDHGTFDVLRQWETDRGPQYLAYDAWWHLNQNTLISSEWGTPSMIEDGLKPELLLANKYGHAIHFWDLTAGRHQQRIDLGEQYQMPLELRPSHDPDAAWGFVGVVISTEDLSASVWRWHRDGGVWAVDKVITIPAEPADPDLLPPALKPFGAVPPLVSDIDLSVDDAYLYVSCWGTGELKQFDVRDPVNPKQTGSVRLGGIVGRTAHPAAPNQPLAGGPQMVEISRNGRRVYLTNSLYSTWDDQFYPDGVGAWMAVMNTDPDGGMTIEESFFPHDEDFRGLRVHQVRLQGGDASSDSYCYR; via the coding sequence ATGAATCACTCAGACATGGACCCGACCTTCTATCGGAGCGCAGCGGAGGCGGCGGCCGCGCCACCGGAGCGGCTCGCATACGTCGTTGCGTTCGACCGCGCGGCAGAGAAGCCGGATGCGCTGTCAGTAGTCGATGTGGATCCGGGCTCGGCCACCTACGGCCGGGTGGTGGGCTGGACCGAGGTGCCCCACCTGGGCAACGAGCTGCACCATTTCGGCTGGAACGCCTGCAGCAGCGCGCTGAAGCACGAGGGCCACCACATTGAGGGGCTGGCTCGGCGGTACCTGATCGTGCCGGGTCTGCGCTCGTCGCGTCTGTATGTGTTCGATACCCAGCCCGACCCACACCAGCCCACCCTGTCCAAGATCGTGGACAGCTCCGAGCTCGCGGCCAGGGCCGGCTACTCCCGTCCGCACACGCTGCACTGCGGGCCGGACGGTGTGTTCATGACCTGCCTTGGCGGGGCAGACGGATCGGACGGACCGGGCGGGATCGCGCTGCTCGATCACGGCACGTTCGATGTGCTGCGGCAATGGGAGACCGACCGTGGGCCGCAATACCTTGCGTATGACGCCTGGTGGCATCTCAACCAGAACACGCTGATCAGCAGCGAGTGGGGCACCCCGTCCATGATCGAGGACGGGCTGAAGCCGGAGCTGCTGCTGGCCAACAAGTACGGCCACGCGATCCACTTCTGGGACCTCACCGCCGGTCGGCACCAGCAGCGGATCGATCTCGGCGAGCAGTACCAGATGCCACTCGAGCTGCGCCCTTCGCACGATCCGGACGCCGCTTGGGGGTTCGTCGGCGTGGTGATCTCGACCGAGGATTTGTCGGCCTCCGTGTGGCGTTGGCACCGCGATGGTGGGGTGTGGGCGGTCGACAAGGTGATCACCATCCCGGCCGAGCCGGCTGATCCCGACCTGCTGCCGCCGGCACTGAAACCGTTCGGCGCGGTGCCGCCGCTGGTCAGCGACATCGACCTGTCGGTCGACGACGCATACCTCTACGTCTCGTGCTGGGGTACCGGGGAGCTGAAGCAGTTCGACGTGCGCGATCCGGTGAACCCGAAACAGACCGGGTCGGTCCGGCTCGGCGGGATCGTGGGCCGCACCGCCCACCCGGCCGCGCCGAACCAGCCGCTCGCCGGCGGCCCCCAGATGGTCGAGATCAGCCGTAACGGTCGGCGGGTCTATCTCACCAACTCGCTCTATAGCACGTGGGACGACCAGTTCTACCCGGATGGGGTTGGCGCCTGGATGGCGGTGATGAACACCGATCCCGACGGCGGAATGACCATCGAGGAGTCGTTCTTCCCACACGACGAGGACTTTCGAGGTCTGCGGGTGCACCAGGTGCGCCTACAGGGCGGCGACGCCTCCTCCGACTCCTACTGCTACCGGTAG
- a CDS encoding class I SAM-dependent methyltransferase: protein MTESGPADLKMRQRAMWALGDYPAVATEVIPGLGRRLVEVCRIGPGQRVLDIAAGSGNAAIPAAETGADVVASDLTPELFDAGRRIAAARGVDLQWQEADAEALPYADAEFDAVISCVGVMFAPFHRAAADELTRVTKPGGTIGLINWTPTGFIGQMFATMKPFAPPPPPGALPPPMWGDETHIRSLLGDRVADLELRRENAVIDRFADGAEFRDFFKAYYGPTVAVYKAIAAEPDRIARLDRELADLASQHDLGNGRMEWEYLLVTARRSA, encoded by the coding sequence ATGACCGAATCCGGCCCCGCTGATCTCAAGATGCGGCAGCGCGCAATGTGGGCACTGGGCGACTACCCGGCCGTCGCCACCGAAGTCATCCCTGGGCTGGGTCGGCGTCTCGTCGAGGTCTGCCGTATCGGCCCGGGTCAGCGCGTGCTGGACATTGCGGCCGGATCCGGAAATGCAGCGATCCCGGCCGCGGAGACCGGTGCGGACGTCGTTGCGAGCGACCTCACGCCGGAACTGTTCGACGCGGGCCGCCGTATCGCCGCCGCTCGGGGCGTCGACCTGCAGTGGCAGGAAGCCGACGCCGAGGCATTGCCCTACGCCGATGCCGAGTTCGACGCCGTGATCTCGTGCGTGGGCGTCATGTTCGCGCCGTTCCACCGGGCGGCCGCTGACGAATTGACGCGCGTCACCAAACCGGGCGGCACGATCGGGCTGATCAACTGGACACCCACCGGATTCATCGGGCAGATGTTCGCCACGATGAAACCGTTCGCTCCGCCGCCCCCGCCCGGTGCGCTGCCGCCACCGATGTGGGGCGACGAGACGCATATCCGGTCGCTCTTGGGCGATCGCGTCGCCGACCTGGAGCTGCGACGCGAAAACGCGGTCATCGATCGTTTCGCCGACGGCGCCGAGTTCCGCGACTTCTTCAAGGCCTACTACGGACCGACGGTCGCCGTGTACAAGGCCATTGCCGCGGAACCCGACCGGATCGCGCGGTTGGACCGGGAACTCGCGGATCTCGCTTCCCAACACGACCTGGGCAACGGGCGGATGGAATGGGAGTACCTCTTGGTCACCGCACGCCGATCGGCCTGA
- a CDS encoding slipin family protein, producing MYTTVMEWQRTLLYRDGTLERVLEPGRHRYDAKRCTLIVVDMRPRLLNVSGQELLTSDGLSLRVSYALTWQVTDPEAFTTGAQYPESMLYAAVQDAARRAVASHSLDELVTDRTLLVGDFTEITTAVAGLGMRIDALNARDLMLPGELRKAALETVLAKERGRAELERARAEAAALRSLANTARLLEEHPTLLRLRTLQVATTPGTQVVLDPRERA from the coding sequence ATGTACACGACGGTTATGGAGTGGCAGCGAACACTGCTGTACCGCGATGGCACACTCGAGCGAGTACTCGAGCCAGGACGCCACCGCTACGACGCCAAGCGCTGCACGCTGATCGTCGTCGACATGCGGCCCCGGCTGCTGAACGTCAGCGGCCAGGAACTGCTCACCAGCGACGGACTGTCGCTGCGGGTCAGCTATGCACTGACCTGGCAGGTCACCGATCCGGAGGCATTCACCACCGGTGCGCAGTACCCGGAAAGCATGCTGTACGCGGCGGTGCAAGATGCCGCCCGCCGGGCCGTGGCAAGCCATTCCCTCGACGAACTCGTCACCGACCGCACGCTGCTCGTCGGGGACTTCACCGAAATCACCACGGCAGTAGCAGGACTCGGCATGCGCATCGACGCACTCAACGCCCGCGACCTGATGCTGCCCGGCGAACTCCGCAAGGCCGCACTGGAAACCGTGCTCGCCAAGGAACGCGGCCGGGCCGAGCTCGAACGAGCGCGCGCCGAAGCGGCAGCACTACGGTCATTGGCCAATACCGCGCGACTGCTCGAGGAACACCCGACACTGCTGCGGCTGCGCACGCTGCAGGTCGCAACCACCCCGGGCACGCAGGTCGTGCTCGACCCGCGCGAGCGCGCATGA
- a CDS encoding serine/threonine-protein kinase encodes MPSGNDRRIGAELEPTTNESDTVHRTRTLLASVVRRFADTWDETGAPPDLAEYLPDAPGLRRMCLIELIKVDLEYRWLRYDHPKRLAQYCAEYAELSTGPTPPDLAYEEFHVRRRSGRDQDPGTQPTEVATTASTLSDINYRSTLIAPPRSLEALNGISAGASVDDFDLLVGLGSGAFARVFLARQRSMQRLVAVKISYNRGTEPETLAQLDHEYIVRVFDHRLIENGELKLMYMQYLPGGTLLGVLNLVRARSPDLRSGALLLDAVDQAIQDRGGIVPSETGIRGDITGYSWPETVAWLGSRLAEALDYAARSGVLHRDIKPANVLLTAEGIPKLADFNVSFSNHVAGANPMAYFGGSLAYMSPEQLAACHPELPTTAEDLDLRSDIYALGVMLWELLTGRRPFDDEPLAGESETSLARMLELRQQDIEPRYLSELPPDCPPTLRRVLLKCLAPQRDNRWSSGAELAQQFELCLDRRARDLVDPQGSSLRSKVGPWSLGAIVTLASTTGGFLGVLYGNVHNRALIEAWIPDDQRQSLRAINPVLELIIPLLVLIVTNYLCRRVFLVVWRGLRKGRMFTPEMLALARRDTLSVGDRVAWVAFAGWSVGAIVTALALHSDTDLPLGQVVHLSASLLVCGAIAVAYPFFLVTLFVVRVIYPRLLLHGTTPEDHDNLRALSRRSTRYLAVAASIPLIGVIHGLMFLKPEEAALVTDSIRWLAIAGVFGFIGNYWLHRKLEDDLQAFQRTLSGSSRQNQR; translated from the coding sequence ATGCCTTCTGGGAATGATCGGAGGATCGGAGCGGAGTTGGAACCGACGACGAATGAGTCGGATACTGTCCATCGAACTCGCACCTTGCTGGCATCGGTTGTCAGGCGGTTCGCCGACACCTGGGATGAGACCGGTGCGCCGCCGGACCTCGCGGAGTATCTGCCGGATGCGCCCGGATTGCGGCGGATGTGCCTGATCGAGCTGATCAAGGTCGATCTGGAGTACCGGTGGCTGCGCTACGACCATCCGAAGCGGCTCGCCCAGTACTGCGCCGAATACGCCGAACTGAGCACCGGGCCGACGCCACCCGATCTGGCCTACGAGGAATTCCATGTGCGGCGCCGGTCCGGCCGCGACCAGGATCCCGGCACGCAGCCGACCGAAGTGGCTACCACTGCGTCGACCTTGTCCGATATCAACTACCGCAGCACGCTGATCGCCCCGCCACGGTCTCTGGAAGCGCTCAACGGGATCAGCGCCGGTGCGAGTGTGGACGATTTCGACCTGCTCGTCGGACTGGGCAGCGGCGCCTTCGCGCGGGTATTCCTGGCGCGGCAACGGTCGATGCAACGGCTGGTCGCGGTAAAGATCTCGTACAACCGCGGCACCGAGCCGGAGACGCTGGCGCAGCTGGATCACGAGTACATCGTGCGGGTCTTCGATCATCGGCTGATCGAGAACGGCGAGCTCAAATTGATGTACATGCAGTACCTTCCTGGCGGCACGCTGCTCGGGGTGCTGAATCTGGTGCGTGCCCGATCACCGGACCTCCGCAGCGGCGCCCTGCTGCTCGACGCCGTCGATCAGGCCATTCAGGATCGGGGCGGCATCGTCCCGAGTGAGACCGGTATCCGCGGCGATATCACCGGATATTCCTGGCCGGAAACGGTGGCGTGGCTCGGCAGCCGGCTCGCCGAAGCACTCGACTACGCCGCGCGCAGCGGGGTGTTGCATCGCGATATCAAACCCGCCAATGTGCTGCTGACCGCGGAAGGCATTCCGAAGCTCGCCGACTTCAATGTCAGCTTCAGCAACCACGTGGCCGGGGCCAATCCGATGGCGTACTTCGGTGGGTCGCTGGCCTACATGTCCCCCGAACAACTCGCCGCCTGCCATCCGGAGCTGCCGACCACCGCCGAAGATCTGGATCTGCGCAGCGATATCTACGCGCTCGGCGTCATGCTGTGGGAACTGCTGACCGGCCGCAGGCCCTTCGACGACGAACCACTGGCAGGTGAATCCGAAACCTCGCTGGCGCGCATGCTGGAGCTGCGGCAGCAAGACATCGAACCACGGTACCTGTCCGAGCTGCCGCCGGACTGCCCGCCGACCCTGCGCCGGGTGTTGTTGAAATGCCTTGCGCCACAGCGGGACAACCGCTGGTCGAGCGGCGCCGAGTTGGCACAGCAGTTCGAGCTGTGCCTGGACCGTCGCGCCCGCGATCTCGTGGACCCGCAAGGAAGCAGTCTGCGTTCGAAAGTCGGCCCCTGGTCGCTGGGGGCGATCGTCACCCTGGCCAGCACGACCGGAGGCTTCCTCGGCGTGCTGTACGGAAACGTGCACAACAGAGCCTTGATCGAGGCGTGGATTCCGGACGACCAGCGACAGTCCTTGCGGGCCATCAACCCGGTGCTCGAGCTGATCATCCCCCTGCTGGTCCTCATCGTGACGAACTATCTGTGCCGCAGGGTTTTTCTGGTGGTGTGGCGCGGACTGAGAAAAGGCCGGATGTTCACCCCTGAGATGCTGGCGCTGGCACGAAGAGACACCCTGTCGGTCGGTGACCGAGTCGCCTGGGTCGCATTCGCCGGATGGAGCGTCGGCGCGATCGTGACCGCGCTGGCACTGCACAGCGACACCGACCTGCCCCTCGGCCAGGTGGTGCACTTGTCCGCCTCACTGCTCGTCTGCGGCGCCATCGCCGTCGCCTACCCGTTCTTTCTTGTCACCCTGTTCGTCGTCCGCGTCATCTACCCCCGCCTTCTCCTCCACGGCACCACACCCGAGGACCACGACAACCTCCGCGCCCTCAGCCGCCGCAGCACCCGCTACCTCGCAGTCGCCGCATCGATTCCATTGATCGGCGTTATCCACGGTCTGATGTTCCTGAAACCGGAAGAGGCCGCCCTGGTCACCGATTCGATCCGCTGGCTCGCCATCGCAGGCGTCTTCGGCTTCATCGGCAACTATTGGCTGCACCGAAAACTCGAGGATGACCTGCAAGCATTCCAACGCACCCTGTCCGGCAGCTCGCGGCAGAACCAGCGCTGA
- the yidC gene encoding membrane protein insertase YidC, producing MLDFIYYPVSAILWLWHTAFATVLGPVSGLAWVLAVIFLVITLRAALFLPFLKQARTQAAVQRLQPRVKAIQQKYKDDPVRRNTEIQQLYKDNGVNLLASLIPMIAQVFVFIGLFHVLRSFDRTGTFDYLPFGRTATMTAEQNAATANYLFGPGDVQSFLHAHLFGAPLSATLAGAGELLSTMALVAFPLMLIASVATHFTARVSMNRQTGATQLPFMRTLSLWVFPAAAILGGALLPVAILLYFVTNNAWTLAQQHFVYRRLDAETAAEAKRVAATLANAAPKPGVKPKRR from the coding sequence ATGCTCGACTTCATCTATTACCCGGTGTCCGCCATTCTCTGGTTGTGGCACACCGCCTTCGCCACCGTCCTGGGTCCCGTAAGCGGACTCGCGTGGGTACTCGCGGTTATATTTCTCGTGATCACCCTCCGCGCCGCACTATTCCTGCCATTCCTGAAACAAGCGCGCACCCAGGCCGCTGTGCAGCGGCTGCAACCACGCGTCAAAGCCATTCAGCAGAAATACAAAGACGATCCGGTCCGCAGGAATACCGAAATCCAGCAGTTGTACAAGGACAACGGCGTCAATCTCCTCGCGAGTCTGATTCCGATGATCGCCCAGGTCTTCGTATTCATCGGCCTATTCCATGTGCTGCGTTCGTTCGACCGCACCGGGACCTTCGACTATCTACCTTTCGGGCGCACCGCGACAATGACGGCCGAACAGAATGCCGCGACCGCGAATTATCTCTTCGGCCCGGGTGATGTGCAGTCGTTCCTGCATGCCCATCTGTTCGGCGCACCGCTGTCGGCAACACTCGCCGGTGCGGGCGAACTGCTGTCGACCATGGCGCTCGTGGCCTTTCCGCTCATGCTGATCGCCTCTGTCGCAACGCATTTCACTGCGCGCGTGTCAATGAATCGGCAGACCGGGGCGACGCAGTTGCCCTTCATGCGCACGCTCAGCCTGTGGGTCTTCCCGGCGGCCGCGATTCTCGGCGGCGCATTGCTGCCGGTGGCGATCCTGCTGTACTTCGTCACGAACAATGCCTGGACGCTCGCACAACAGCATTTCGTCTACCGCCGCCTCGATGCCGAAACAGCTGCCGAGGCAAAGCGTGTCGCCGCGACCCTGGCGAATGCCGCACCCAAACCCGGCGTGAAACCGAAGCGGCGATAA
- a CDS encoding acyl-CoA dehydrogenase family protein: MSSLATEVPWPRTDPPALTPGPEQSDLRAAIRGLLAEHSGIEQVRTVSAGLGYSPQLWKTLVDDMSVTTLTVPEDRGGLGYSMVELGIMLEECGRALACEPVYTSAVLGVHALLSADPSQDGDVLAGVLDGSLLATVSALSAGTDHVHAEPTRAGWLLHGTATHLVGGGNADVAVVSAQCPDGRRLFATQPGAPLARTERRVLDPTRRRADLTFDRSPANALTDVDATAATAARLGELATLALACENTGIVDRLLEMTVEYARTRHQFGRPIGSFQAVKHRLADLLVTLERARSASRYAAAIYAQDPGSASLAVAVAGAVCTDAAVHAAAEAIQLHGGVGFTWEHPAHSYFRRAMGNEALQGDSRAHRARIATLIGI, from the coding sequence ATGTCCTCACTCGCGACAGAAGTGCCATGGCCCCGCACGGACCCACCTGCACTGACACCCGGACCGGAGCAGTCGGATCTGCGCGCGGCCATCCGCGGCTTACTCGCCGAACACAGCGGTATCGAGCAGGTGCGAACCGTCTCCGCCGGCCTCGGCTATTCGCCACAGCTGTGGAAAACGCTCGTCGATGACATGTCGGTGACCACATTGACGGTCCCCGAAGACCGTGGCGGCCTCGGCTACAGCATGGTCGAGCTGGGGATCATGCTCGAGGAATGCGGTCGCGCGCTCGCATGCGAGCCGGTGTACACCTCGGCAGTCCTCGGTGTCCACGCACTGCTGTCGGCGGATCCCAGCCAGGACGGGGACGTGCTCGCCGGAGTTCTGGACGGAAGCCTGCTTGCGACGGTCAGCGCCTTGTCTGCCGGCACCGACCACGTGCATGCGGAGCCGACGCGGGCAGGGTGGCTGTTGCACGGTACGGCGACCCACCTGGTAGGCGGCGGCAACGCCGATGTGGCCGTCGTTTCGGCGCAATGCCCGGACGGCCGCCGCCTATTCGCCACTCAACCGGGCGCACCGCTCGCCCGGACCGAGCGTCGAGTACTCGACCCCACGCGCCGTCGCGCAGATCTCACCTTCGATCGGAGTCCGGCGAACGCGCTCACCGACGTCGATGCCACCGCGGCGACCGCCGCGCGGCTGGGCGAGCTGGCAACGCTGGCGCTGGCATGCGAGAACACCGGCATTGTCGACCGCCTGCTCGAGATGACCGTGGAGTACGCGCGGACTCGACACCAGTTCGGTCGCCCCATCGGCTCGTTCCAGGCCGTCAAACATCGACTGGCCGATCTGCTGGTCACTCTCGAACGTGCTCGATCGGCCTCCCGCTATGCGGCGGCGATTTATGCACAGGACCCGGGATCGGCCTCGTTGGCCGTGGCGGTCGCTGGCGCCGTATGTACCGATGCGGCAGTGCACGCGGCAGCAGAAGCGATCCAGTTGCACGGTGGCGTCGGTTTCACCTGGGAACACCCCGCTCACTCCTACTTCCGCAGGGCAATGGGAAACGAAGCGCTACAGGGTGATTCACGTGCGCACCGAGCGCGGATCGCCACCCTCATCGGTATCTGA
- a CDS encoding thiolase family protein — translation MTQTVSIIGAGLSKFGRQPGITGRQMAVSAIVAALDDAGVTWPDIEVAFGGSDGSGLADTLVAELGFTGIPFSNVKNGCATGGSALFSAVNAVRSGTAEIALAVGFDKHPRGAFDPTPAEWGLPEGYGTAGLMVTTQFFGAKIGRYMREYGISGTTLAKVAEKAYRNGSLNPNAWRRQAISADEIAAADLVNDPLTRYMFCSPGEGGAAIIVATEAAVRRLGGRPVRLRAISHRTRRFGSFEVFSPAVQGGGEPTSVSADAAAAAFEQAGISPADVDVAQLQDTESGAEIMHMAECGFCEHGEQESMIAAGDTEIGGRLPVNTDGGCIANGEPIGASGLRQVHEIVTQLRGEAGDRQVPGAPQVGFTHVYGAPGISACTVLSV, via the coding sequence GTGACACAAACAGTTTCGATCATCGGAGCCGGGCTGTCCAAGTTCGGCAGGCAGCCCGGCATCACCGGCCGTCAGATGGCGGTCAGCGCGATCGTCGCCGCGCTCGACGATGCCGGGGTGACCTGGCCCGACATCGAGGTCGCCTTCGGCGGTAGCGACGGTTCGGGGCTCGCCGACACCCTCGTCGCCGAACTCGGTTTCACCGGAATACCTTTCAGCAATGTGAAGAATGGCTGCGCCACCGGTGGCAGTGCATTGTTCTCGGCGGTCAACGCGGTCCGTTCGGGAACCGCCGAAATCGCGCTGGCGGTCGGATTCGATAAACACCCACGCGGAGCCTTCGATCCGACACCCGCCGAATGGGGACTGCCCGAGGGATACGGCACTGCCGGGCTCATGGTCACCACGCAATTCTTCGGCGCCAAGATCGGCCGATACATGCGCGAATACGGTATATCCGGCACGACCTTGGCGAAGGTTGCCGAAAAGGCGTACCGAAACGGCAGTTTGAACCCGAATGCCTGGCGACGTCAAGCGATTTCGGCCGACGAGATCGCCGCCGCCGATTTGGTGAACGACCCGTTGACGCGATACATGTTCTGCTCCCCGGGCGAGGGCGGAGCCGCCATCATCGTCGCCACCGAGGCCGCGGTCCGGCGACTCGGCGGGCGCCCGGTCCGGTTGCGCGCGATCAGTCACCGCACCCGCCGATTCGGCTCTTTCGAAGTATTCAGCCCGGCCGTGCAAGGCGGGGGCGAACCGACCAGCGTGAGCGCCGACGCGGCCGCGGCGGCCTTCGAACAGGCGGGTATCTCCCCCGCCGATGTCGATGTCGCGCAATTACAGGACACCGAGAGCGGTGCCGAAATCATGCATATGGCCGAATGCGGCTTCTGCGAGCACGGCGAACAGGAGTCGATGATCGCGGCAGGCGACACCGAGATCGGCGGGCGACTGCCGGTCAATACCGACGGTGGGTGCATCGCCAACGGCGAACCCATCGGCGCATCCGGTCTCCGCCAAGTGCACGAGATAGTCACCCAGCTGCGCGGCGAAGCCGGGGATCGACAGGTACCCGGAGCGCCGCAGGTCGGCTTCACGCACGTGTACGGGGCGCCCGGAATCAGCGCCTGCACCGTGCTTTCGGTGTGA
- a CDS encoding pyridoxamine 5'-phosphate oxidase — MGDIADFARLIAGDHGLCVVSTSRADGTVQSSLVNAGVLAHPQTGEPVVGMVVRGGTRKLDNLRVRARMTVVVRVGWAWAAVEGSVWIVGPDDPVPDIDAERLRQLLREVFTAAGGTHDDWDEYDRVMAAERRAVVLVVPDRVYGNG; from the coding sequence GTGGGTGATATCGCGGACTTTGCTCGGCTGATCGCCGGCGATCATGGCCTTTGTGTCGTCTCGACCTCGCGGGCCGATGGCACTGTTCAGTCCTCGCTCGTCAACGCAGGTGTGTTGGCGCACCCGCAGACCGGCGAGCCCGTGGTGGGCATGGTGGTCCGCGGTGGTACGCGCAAATTGGACAATCTCCGTGTTCGGGCGCGGATGACGGTTGTCGTCCGTGTCGGGTGGGCGTGGGCGGCCGTTGAGGGATCGGTGTGGATCGTGGGTCCCGACGACCCGGTGCCGGACATCGACGCCGAACGGTTGCGGCAGTTGCTGCGTGAGGTTTTCACAGCGGCGGGTGGCACGCACGACGACTGGGACGAATATGACCGGGTCATGGCTGCCGAGCGCCGCGCAGTCGTTCTCGTCGTCCCGGATCGCGTCTACGGCAACGGCTGA
- a CDS encoding enoyl-CoA hydratase/isomerase family protein has product MVDTDHIVLEKDGDVARVWLNRPHKKNAVTVELLHRLDEIIVEVDKDPELKILVLRGRGNTFCSGFDLDELLANYVGSTNAMDVAVLSAKVCDRLYSMNTPSLAVLEGHVTAGGFELMISCDFAVASEDALIGDFHIRRALFGGAGPIYRLPRMIGIRKTKELMLTGKLLSGKQAVDFDLINAAAPADKLDDLVAEFIAPIVDKSPFTMKLTKMTIDRGLDADIQSLMVMEHLAVGNALQSEDAREGVNAFLEKREPKWVGR; this is encoded by the coding sequence ATGGTGGACACCGACCACATCGTGTTGGAGAAGGACGGTGACGTCGCACGCGTGTGGCTCAACCGCCCGCACAAGAAGAACGCCGTCACCGTCGAACTTCTGCACCGACTCGACGAAATCATCGTCGAGGTCGATAAGGACCCGGAGCTCAAGATCCTCGTGCTCCGTGGCCGCGGCAATACGTTCTGCTCGGGCTTCGACCTGGACGAACTGCTCGCCAACTACGTCGGCAGCACCAACGCGATGGATGTCGCGGTGCTCTCGGCCAAGGTGTGCGACCGCCTGTACTCGATGAATACGCCGTCCCTGGCGGTCCTCGAGGGGCATGTGACGGCCGGCGGATTCGAGCTGATGATCTCCTGCGACTTCGCTGTCGCATCCGAGGACGCGCTGATCGGTGACTTCCACATTCGCCGTGCGCTTTTCGGTGGCGCGGGTCCGATCTACCGGTTGCCCCGCATGATCGGTATCCGCAAGACCAAGGAACTGATGCTGACCGGAAAGCTGCTGTCCGGCAAGCAAGCCGTGGACTTCGATCTGATCAACGCCGCCGCGCCCGCGGACAAGCTCGACGACCTGGTCGCCGAGTTCATCGCACCGATCGTCGACAAGAGCCCGTTCACCATGAAGCTCACGAAGATGACCATCGACCGCGGTCTGGATGCGGACATCCAATCGCTCATGGTGATGGAGCATCTCGCGGTGGGCAATGCCCTGCAGTCCGAGGACGCACGCGAGGGCGTGAACGCATTCCTCGAGAAGCGCGAACCGAAGTGGGTCGGTCGCTGA
- a CDS encoding Zn-ribbon domain-containing OB-fold protein produces the protein MGEHATSVLEGSRCTACDTVAYPATTMCARCVQPTAVAMELSTRGVVWAYTVQRFPPKSPPYIPPAEGFSPFAVGYVELPEGIRIQAILECEDFTELERAPVHLVGTAPVPRFGVVPQQREAQ, from the coding sequence ATGGGCGAGCACGCAACGTCGGTGCTAGAAGGTAGCCGGTGCACGGCCTGCGATACGGTCGCATATCCGGCAACCACCATGTGCGCACGATGCGTCCAGCCGACAGCCGTCGCAATGGAGTTGAGCACGCGGGGAGTGGTGTGGGCCTACACCGTGCAACGGTTCCCGCCCAAGTCGCCACCGTATATCCCGCCCGCCGAAGGCTTTTCCCCATTCGCGGTGGGTTATGTCGAGCTTCCGGAAGGTATTCGCATTCAAGCAATCCTGGAATGCGAGGACTTCACCGAGTTGGAGCGGGCACCGGTGCACCTCGTCGGCACCGCACCGGTGCCCCGGTTCGGGGTCGTTCCACAGCAAAGAGAAGCACAGTGA
- a CDS encoding nuclear transport factor 2 family protein — translation MSLAIEGYYATLDSGRLDDAVALLAEDVQFAMLLPTGVNLGHGRAAMLDYLQGRPKVNRKHRLLRVAADNGVEFAYGAVTENGVTTTGYFVGATHIDADGLIDRYQVSFSAEFALIPTYFDVDGVVG, via the coding sequence ATGAGTTTGGCCATCGAGGGCTACTACGCAACCTTGGACAGCGGGCGATTGGACGACGCGGTGGCGTTACTCGCTGAAGACGTCCAGTTCGCGATGCTGTTGCCCACCGGAGTGAACCTCGGCCACGGCCGCGCGGCCATGCTCGATTACCTGCAGGGCCGGCCGAAGGTGAATCGCAAGCACCGGCTGTTGCGGGTGGCCGCCGACAATGGTGTGGAGTTCGCGTACGGCGCCGTCACCGAGAACGGCGTGACGACAACCGGTTACTTCGTCGGCGCGACGCATATCGATGCCGACGGGCTGATCGATCGCTACCAGGTGTCATTCAGCGCCGAATTCGCGCTGATACCAACATATTTCGATGTCGATGGAGTGGTCGGATGA